In a genomic window of Ignavibacteria bacterium:
- a CDS encoding choice-of-anchor D domain-containing protein, producing the protein MKKYYLPTGSFMKLLVASFLCLACLHQASAQSITLTDVDASSFPIMKGKFYAIDVAGNQQRPSAGELSLTENGQQRTITGVSCPPPQPPKALSVVLVIDVSGSMSSGVGSVPNIELAKSAARAWVNGLPLGSSECAITSFDGFNYLNQDFTTDRDKLLSAITPLRPNGGTDYDAALVNPMAGGLIVSKRGVHQKVIVFLTDGQGDGTESAIVAEANSQNCIVYCVTLGMPAPDILKNIASRTGGQTYENVTTVEGAEDVYNKILQVAQGSSPCDIAWISEAPCSSVNTAVELTWQGQKSQTGYAPPSGAIASLTVAPSNAAIGKRLPATQNDTTLTLTAQNADFTVTGITRTFGSADFAVVNTTFPLLIPQNTSRTITLRLLPSDSSFKYASFEIATDKCPGHFSANGGFPGKKATASTLKLTRPNGGETFAVGSDTVITWDGIAPTDTVTLEYSHNNGATWKRLTNQATGLQYTWNNVPRPTSAKCLVRVSQGVNTAANADTNGEILTLKGHTDNVHNVAFSPDGSTIATASWDSTAKIWDTSTGVLIRTLTGHTSYVLGVAFSPDGSRIATTSDDATTKIWDANAGTLIRTLAGPNVWVNGVAFSPNGYTIATAGNDKTAKIWDANTGALIRTLSHASYVSGVAFSPDGSRIATACLDRTSRIWDANTGALIRTLTGHPDGVMGVAFSPDGSRIATASHDSTAKLWEASTGMLIRTLTGHTYYVRGVAFSPDGSRIATASEDRTAKLWDANTGVLIRTLTGHTSEVVGVTFSPDGSRIATASWDQTAKIWGVDIEPLQADVSDAVFSIVAPSPASQDVDMQQCLVGSDRDSLISSFASNAGTYPYRVNSITITGADASQFSLVSGIPPFAVPPSSSRAVEFRFSPTSTGTKTAQLIVFTQSDTLKQTIRGEGIAPSIAVLSDVIDFGKLVVGGVKDTLRAVTIKNIGSAPLSITATRHAGPNDFDFSTLAGGGSFTLAQGDTAKVDLRFLPSDVGRTSGRLLFEYSGVGSPATVQLFGEGTINSLDTARTTVVAQDIFAQAGERVNLILTLQKQTGMQLTGAPTKWFARIRYNSSILFVEQNSSECSGSADSCMLELSGTYDPTNNELISVPCIATLGNTDNSSIIIDEFRWTNSGIVSETLTQDGRIQINGICDDGGARLYISAKNSTSLTTRPNPTQNTMEIHYGLREPLTITLELLNMMGQVVQTFVSNKAEAAGGYVLTTDVSAIGNGAYQLRLITNKETLTTRVDVVK; encoded by the coding sequence ATGAAGAAGTACTATCTGCCAACTGGCTCCTTTATGAAACTCCTCGTTGCATCGTTTTTATGCCTTGCGTGTTTACATCAAGCAAGCGCTCAATCGATTACTCTGACCGATGTTGATGCTTCCAGTTTCCCGATCATGAAGGGAAAGTTCTATGCCATTGATGTAGCGGGCAACCAACAACGACCAAGTGCAGGTGAGCTATCTTTAACGGAGAACGGTCAACAGCGGACGATTACTGGCGTGTCATGCCCGCCACCGCAACCGCCCAAAGCGCTCTCCGTGGTATTGGTGATTGATGTGAGCGGGTCAATGAGCTCTGGCGTTGGTTCAGTGCCGAATATTGAGTTAGCAAAATCTGCTGCTAGGGCATGGGTCAATGGTTTGCCTCTTGGCAGTAGCGAGTGTGCTATCACAAGTTTTGACGGCTTCAATTATCTAAATCAAGATTTCACTACCGATAGGGACAAGCTGCTAAGCGCGATAACTCCGCTGAGACCCAATGGTGGTACTGACTACGATGCTGCACTTGTCAATCCAATGGCAGGTGGATTGATCGTAAGCAAGCGGGGCGTTCATCAAAAAGTAATTGTATTCCTTACGGATGGACAAGGAGACGGAACAGAAAGCGCGATCGTTGCAGAAGCAAACAGTCAAAACTGCATTGTGTATTGCGTCACGTTGGGAATGCCTGCTCCGGACATTCTTAAGAACATCGCAAGCCGCACCGGCGGCCAAACCTACGAGAACGTAACAACGGTAGAGGGTGCAGAGGATGTATACAACAAAATCCTCCAAGTAGCTCAAGGTAGCTCGCCGTGTGACATTGCCTGGATTAGCGAAGCGCCATGCTCCTCTGTCAATACTGCCGTAGAATTGACATGGCAAGGGCAGAAATCACAAACAGGCTACGCGCCGCCGTCCGGTGCTATTGCTTCGCTGACTGTAGCACCGTCCAATGCTGCCATTGGCAAGCGACTTCCTGCTACTCAAAACGATACAACGCTCACGCTCACCGCTCAAAACGCAGACTTCACCGTAACGGGTATAACACGAACATTTGGCTCTGCTGATTTTGCAGTTGTCAATACAACGTTCCCGCTTTTGATTCCGCAGAACACCAGCCGAACAATTACTCTCCGTTTATTGCCGAGTGACTCAAGTTTTAAGTATGCAAGTTTCGAAATCGCAACCGACAAATGCCCCGGCCACTTTAGCGCAAACGGCGGCTTCCCGGGGAAGAAAGCAACGGCTTCCACACTAAAGCTCACGCGGCCAAATGGAGGTGAGACTTTTGCTGTGGGTAGTGATACTGTTATCACTTGGGACGGCATTGCGCCGACCGATACTGTAACATTAGAGTACAGCCACAACAATGGCGCTACGTGGAAGCGTCTAACAAACCAAGCGACAGGGCTGCAATACACGTGGAACAATGTACCAAGGCCCACAAGTGCGAAGTGTTTAGTTAGGGTAAGCCAGGGTGTGAACACTGCTGCCAATGCCGATACTAACGGCGAGATCCTCACACTAAAAGGACATACTGACAATGTTCACAATGTTGCCTTTAGCCCTGATGGTAGTACAATTGCTACGGCAAGCTGGGACAGTACTGCGAAAATTTGGGACACAAGTACGGGTGTGCTCATTCGCACACTAACAGGACATACTTCCTATGTTTTGGGCGTTGCCTTTAGCCCTGATGGCAGTAGAATTGCTACGACAAGCGATGACGCTACTACAAAGATATGGGATGCAAATGCTGGCACGCTTATTCGCACATTAGCAGGACCTAATGTCTGGGTTAATGGCGTTGCCTTTAGCCCAAATGGTTACACAATTGCTACAGCAGGCAATGACAAAACTGCTAAAATTTGGGACGCTAATACCGGCGCGCTCATTCGCACACTAAGTCATGCATCGTATGTTAGTGGCGTTGCCTTTAGCCCTGATGGGAGCAGAATTGCTACGGCATGCCTTGATAGAACTTCAAGGATATGGGACGCAAATACGGGCGCGCTTATTCGCACACTAACAGGACATCCTGATGGTGTTATGGGCGTTGCTTTTAGCCCTGACGGAAGCAGAATAGCTACGGCAAGCCATGACTCCACCGCCAAGCTATGGGAAGCTAGTACGGGCATGCTTATTCGCACACTAACAGGACATACTTACTATGTTCGTGGCGTTGCCTTTAGCCCTGACGGAAGCAGAATAGCTACGGCAAGCGAAGATAGAACTGCCAAGCTATGGGACGCTAATACGGGCGTGCTCATTCGCACACTAACTGGACATACTTCTGAAGTCGTTGGCGTTACCTTTAGCCCTGACGGTAGCAGAATTGCTACAGCAAGCTGGGATCAAACGGCAAAGATCTGGGGCGTTGATATTGAGCCTTTGCAAGCTGATGTTTCTGACGCAGTCTTTTCGATTGTCGCACCATCGCCTGCAAGCCAAGATGTAGATATGCAGCAATGCTTAGTTGGTAGTGATCGTGATTCTTTGATTTCTTCTTTTGCAAGCAACGCAGGCACATATCCATATCGTGTGAATTCAATTACGATAACGGGTGCTGATGCCTCGCAGTTCTCACTCGTGTCGGGCATTCCGCCCTTTGCTGTGCCGCCGAGCAGCTCAAGGGCCGTAGAGTTCCGGTTCTCACCTACTTCAACGGGGACGAAAACTGCGCAACTGATTGTGTTCACACAATCCGACACGTTGAAACAAACAATTCGTGGAGAAGGAATTGCGCCATCGATTGCCGTGTTGAGTGATGTGATAGACTTCGGTAAACTTGTGGTTGGAGGGGTGAAGGATACTCTTCGCGCAGTCACAATTAAGAACATTGGCAGTGCACCGCTGAGCATTACCGCAACGCGCCATGCCGGACCAAACGACTTCGACTTCTCAACTCTTGCTGGTGGTGGGAGCTTTACTCTAGCACAAGGCGATACGGCTAAAGTGGATCTGCGATTTCTGCCATCAGATGTTGGCAGAACCAGCGGGCGTTTGTTGTTCGAGTATAGCGGCGTGGGGAGTCCGGCCACGGTGCAACTCTTTGGCGAGGGTACTATCAACAGCTTGGATACAGCGCGTACGACGGTTGTTGCCCAGGATATCTTCGCACAAGCAGGTGAGAGAGTGAACCTCATATTAACGCTCCAAAAGCAGACAGGCATGCAGCTCACGGGCGCGCCAACAAAGTGGTTTGCCCGCATCCGCTACAATTCATCGATACTCTTCGTTGAACAAAACAGCAGTGAATGCTCCGGCTCAGCCGATAGTTGCATGCTTGAACTCTCAGGGACGTACGATCCGACGAACAACGAACTGATTTCTGTTCCATGTATTGCGACGCTTGGCAACACCGACAACTCATCGATCATCATCGACGAATTCCGCTGGACAAATAGCGGAATTGTCTCGGAGACATTGACTCAAGATGGCAGAATACAAATCAATGGAATCTGCGACGATGGCGGCGCGCGGTTGTACATCTCGGCAAAGAATTCAACGTCGCTTACCACCCGTCCCAACCCAACACAAAACACAATGGAGATCCACTACGGTCTCCGTGAGCCACTGACCATCACTCTCGAACTGTTGAATATGATGGGTCAGGTAGTACAGACCTTTGTTAGCAACAAGGCAGAAGCCGCAGGCGGCTATGTCCTTACAACAGACGTCAGCGCCATTGGTAACGGGGCGTATCAATTACGGTTGATAACCAACAAGGAAACCCTCACAACTCGTGTAGATGTAGTGAAATGA
- a CDS encoding choice-of-anchor D domain-containing protein yields MLTIIKLLIASLLCLACLHQANAQSITLFDVDTSKFPTMTGKIWAFDAAGNQQRPSASELSLTENGQPRTITSITCPPQQPPKALSVVLVIDVSGSMGSGYGSVPNIELAKTAARAWVNGLPLDESECAITSFDHSNYLNQDITTDRNKLLSAISQLKPNGGTDYNAALVDPMAGALIVSKRGIHQKIIVLLTDGQGGGSADAIVAEANKQNCVVYCVTLGMNVPEILTNIASRTGGQTYGNVTSIEEAKKVYYSCLQLAQGSSPCDVTWTSDVACHAGSTNLVLNWQTQTATASYTPPVWAIASLSVTPSFVTFGKRLPSTQIDTTLTLTANNTDFTVTGISRTFGSADFSVVNTTFPFSVPRGANRTITLRCTPSDSGMKYASFEIATDKCPGYFSANAGFPEKKTTASTLKLTHPNGGETFAVGSDSVITWDGIAPSDTVTLEYSPDSGTTWKRLTDQAVGLRYSWNDVPRPTSAQCLVRVIQGGRDADSKTVLTLKGHTGGVIGIAYSPDGSRIATASLDFTARAWDANTGVLIRTLNGHTNSVFDIAYSPDGSRIATASYDYTARAWDANTGSLIRTLTGYTGWVVGIAYSPDGSRIATASWDRIARVWEANTGVLMLTLTGHTDYVLGIAYSPDGSRIATTCNDRTARVWDANTGALMLTLPGHTSGFRGVAYSPDGSRIATVSFDTTARVWDAKTGALMLTLKGHTGPVFGIAFNPDGISIATTSHDSTVRVWDAYTGALIRTLTGHTDWVSGVAYSPDGSRIATASHDNTARVWNIGGAPPQEDVSDAVFSIVAPSPASQDVEMQQCLVGSDRDSLVSTFARNDGTYPYRVDSITIVGADASQFSLVSGIPPFTVQSSSSRAVEFRFSPTSIGTKTAQLIIFTQSDTLRQMIRGEGVAPSLVVLSDVIDFGALHVGVPKDTLHAITIKNVGNAPLSITATRHAGPNDVDFSTLAGGGSFTLAQGDTAKLDLRFLPSDAGRTSGRLLFEYNGVGSPATVQLFGEGTVNSLDTARTTVVAQDIFAQAGERVNLTLTLQKQTGMQLTGAPTKWYARIRYNSSILFVEQNSSECSGSADSCMLELTGTYNPASNELISVPCIATLGNTDNSSIIIDDFRWANSGIVTETLTQDGRIQINGICDDGGARLYISAKNSTSLTTRPNPTQNTMEIHYGLREPLTITLELLNMMGQVVQTFVSNKAEAAGGYVLTTDVSAIGNGAYQLRLITNKETLTTRVDVVK; encoded by the coding sequence ATGTTGACCATCATAAAACTCCTCATCGCATCGCTTCTATGCCTTGCGTGTTTACATCAAGCAAACGCTCAATCGATAACTCTCTTCGATGTTGACACTTCAAAATTCCCGACGATGACGGGAAAGATTTGGGCCTTTGATGCGGCAGGTAACCAACAACGACCAAGTGCAAGTGAGCTTTCGTTAACGGAGAACGGTCAGCCGCGGACGATAACCAGTATAACATGTCCGCCACAGCAACCGCCTAAAGCACTCTCAGTGGTATTGGTGATCGACGTGAGTGGCTCAATGGGCTCAGGCTATGGCTCGGTGCCGAATATTGAACTAGCGAAAACTGCTGCTAGGGCATGGGTCAATGGTTTGCCTCTTGATGAGAGCGAATGTGCAATCACAAGTTTTGACCATTCAAATTATCTGAACCAAGATATCACGACAGATAGGAACAAGCTACTAAGCGCGATATCGCAGCTGAAACCAAATGGCGGAACCGACTACAATGCGGCACTAGTCGATCCTATGGCCGGAGCATTGATCGTGAGCAAACGGGGCATTCATCAAAAGATAATCGTTCTGTTAACTGATGGGCAAGGTGGTGGAAGCGCAGACGCAATCGTTGCCGAGGCGAACAAACAGAACTGTGTTGTCTACTGCGTTACTTTGGGAATGAATGTTCCAGAGATACTTACAAACATCGCAAGTCGAACGGGAGGCCAGACGTACGGAAACGTAACGTCAATTGAAGAAGCAAAGAAGGTGTACTATAGTTGTCTTCAACTAGCTCAAGGAAGTTCACCGTGTGACGTCACGTGGACAAGCGATGTCGCCTGCCATGCAGGAAGCACCAATCTCGTACTAAACTGGCAAACCCAAACAGCTACCGCAAGTTATACGCCGCCTGTTTGGGCAATCGCATCGTTATCGGTAACTCCCAGTTTTGTGACCTTCGGCAAACGCCTTCCATCAACGCAAATCGACACAACGCTCACGCTCACTGCCAACAACACCGACTTCACCGTTACCGGCATCAGCCGCACGTTTGGCTCCGCCGATTTTTCCGTTGTTAATACCACCTTCCCGTTTTCCGTACCGAGGGGAGCAAACAGAACAATCACGCTTCGTTGTACGCCGAGCGATTCCGGTATGAAGTACGCGAGCTTTGAAATAGCAACCGACAAATGCCCCGGCTACTTCAGCGCAAATGCGGGCTTCCCGGAAAAGAAAACCACGGCTTCTACGCTGAAGCTTACGCATCCTAATGGCGGGGAGACCTTTGCTGTGGGAAGTGATAGCGTGATAACGTGGGATGGCATTGCGCCGAGCGATACGGTAACATTAGAGTATAGCCCCGACAGTGGCACTACGTGGAAACGTCTTACAGACCAAGCTGTAGGGCTGAGATACTCGTGGAATGATGTACCAAGACCCACAAGTGCGCAGTGCTTGGTGAGGGTGATCCAAGGGGGGAGGGATGCCGACTCCAAAACCGTCCTAACGCTGAAAGGGCACACTGGTGGGGTTATTGGTATTGCTTACAGCCCTGACGGAAGCCGTATAGCCACGGCAAGCCTTGACTTTACCGCCAGGGCGTGGGATGCCAATACGGGCGTCCTCATTCGGACACTGAACGGGCACACTAATTCTGTTTTTGATATTGCCTACAGCCCTGACGGAAGCCGTATAGCCACGGCAAGCTATGACTATACCGCCAGGGCGTGGGACGCCAATACGGGATCCCTCATACGGACGCTGACGGGGTACACTGGTTGGGTTGTTGGTATTGCCTACAGCCCTGATGGCAGCCGCATAGCCACGGCAAGCTGGGACCGAATCGCCAGGGTGTGGGAGGCCAATACGGGCGTCCTTATGCTGACGCTGACTGGGCACACAGATTATGTTTTGGGTATTGCTTACAGCCCTGACGGCAGCCGCATAGCCACGACATGTAATGACCGTACCGCTAGGGTGTGGGACGCCAATACGGGCGCCCTCATGCTGACGCTGCCTGGGCACACTTCTGGGTTTAGGGGTGTTGCCTACAGCCCTGACGGCAGCCGCATAGCCACGGTTAGCTTTGACACAACCGCCAGGGTGTGGGACGCCAAAACGGGCGCCCTCATGCTTACGCTGAAGGGACACACTGGTCCGGTTTTTGGTATTGCCTTCAACCCTGACGGCATCAGCATAGCCACGACAAGCCATGACAGCACCGTGAGGGTGTGGGACGCCTATACGGGCGCGCTCATTCGGACGCTGACCGGGCACACCGATTGGGTTTCTGGTGTTGCCTACAGCCCTGACGGCAGCCGAATAGCCACGGCAAGCCATGACAATACCGCCAGGGTGTGGAATATTGGGGGAGCGCCGCCACAAGAAGATGTATCTGACGCAGTGTTCTCCATCGTCGCACCCTCTCCTGCAAGCCAAGATGTTGAAATGCAGCAATGTTTAGTTGGTAGTGATCGAGATTCTTTGGTCTCTACTTTTGCTCGCAACGATGGCACCTATCCATATCGTGTGGATTCAATTACGATAGTAGGCGCCGATGCCTCTCAGTTCTCACTGGTGTCGGGCATTCCGCCTTTTACCGTACAGTCGAGCAGCTCAAGGGCTGTGGAGTTCAGGTTCTCACCTACTTCTATTGGGACAAAAACCGCACAACTGATCATCTTCACTCAATCCGACACGTTGCGACAAATGATACGAGGAGAAGGTGTTGCGCCTTCGCTTGTTGTGTTGAGCGATGTGATCGACTTCGGCGCGCTTCACGTAGGAGTGCCAAAAGACACTCTGCATGCAATCACCATCAAGAATGTTGGCAACGCACCACTGAGCATTACCGCAACGCGCCATGCCGGACCAAACGACGTCGACTTCTCGACTCTTGCAGGTGGTGGGAGCTTTACACTTGCCCAAGGTGATACTGCTAAACTGGATCTGCGATTCTTGCCGTCAGATGCAGGCAGAACAAGCGGACGTTTGTTGTTCGAGTACAACGGTGTAGGGAGTCCGGCCACGGTGCAACTCTTTGGCGAGGGAACGGTCAACAGCTTGGATACAGCTCGTACCACTGTTGTTGCCCAGGATATCTTCGCGCAAGCAGGTGAGAGAGTCAACCTCACACTAACACTCCAAAAGCAAACTGGCATGCAGCTCACTGGCGCGCCAACAAAGTGGTATGCCCGCATCCGCTACAATTCATCGATACTCTTCGTTGAACAAAACAGCAGTGAATGTTCCGGATCAGCTGATAGCTGCATGCTCGAACTCACAGGAACCTACAATCCGGCGAGCAACGAATTGATTTCCGTCCCATGTATTGCGACACTTGGGAATACTGACAACTCATCGATCATCATCGACGACTTCCGCTGGGCAAATAGCGGAATTGTTACTGAGACGTTGACTCAAGACGGCAGAATTCAGATCAATGGGATCTGCGACGATGGCGGCGCGCGATTGTACATCTCGGCAAAGAACTCCACGTCGCTTACAACTCGTCCCAACCCAACACAAAACACGATGGAGATCCATTACGGTCTCCGTGAGCCGCTGACCATCACTCTCGAGCTGTTGAATATGATGGGTCAAGTCGTACAGACCTTTGTGAGCAACAAGGCCGAAGCCGCAGGCGGCTATGTCCTCACAACAGACGTCAGTGCCATCGGTAACGGGGCGTATCAATTACGGTTGATAACCAACAAGGAAACTCTCACAACTCGTGTAGATGTAGTGAAATGA
- a CDS encoding choice-of-anchor D domain-containing protein, with amino-acid sequence MKLLIASFLCLACLHQANAQSITLFDVDTSKFPTMTGKIWAFDAAGNQQRPSASELSLTENGQPRTITSITCPPQQPPKALSVVLVIDVSGSMGSGYGSEPNIELAKSAARAWVNGLPLGRSECAITSFDGSNYLNQDFTTDRDKLLNAISPLKPNGGTDYDAALINPMAGGLIVSKRGNHQKVIVFLTDGQGGGTESAIVAEANSQSCIVYCVTLGMPAPDILENIASRTGGQTYENVTTVEGAEDVYNKILQVAQGSLPCDITWTGEAPCSSVNTAVELTWQGQKSQAGYAPPSGAIASLTVAPSYVAFGKRQPATQNDTTLMLTAQNADFTVTGITRTFGSADFTVVNTTFPLTIPQNTSRTITLRYVPSDSSFKYASFEIATDKCPRYFSANSGYPGKKIASTLKLTQPNGGETYVVGSDTVISWTGIAPSDPVQLQYSADNGITWKVITSKATGLNFTWKNVPSPPSAQCLVRVSQGWNTATADTIGESLTLKGHTDIVCGVAFSPDGSRIATTSLDRTAKIWDVNTGVLIRTLTGHADFVLDVAYSPDGSRIATASSDETAKIWDANSGVLLSTLTQHYGGNIGVAYSPDGSRIATAGYDRTARIWDSNTGIFILTLAGHTNAVHGVAFSPDGSKIATASDDHTAKIWDANTGVVTQTLTGHYNSVRGVAFSPDGSRIATASWDFTTKIWDSNTGMLVRTLSGDTFALSSVAFSPDGSTIATASYDSTAKIWDANTGVLIRTVAGHTLHLTEVAFSRDGSRIATTSWDSTAKIWEVGIAPLQSDVSDAVFSIVAPSPASQDVDMQQCLVGSDRDSLVSTFARNDGTYPYRVDSIAIVGADASQFSLVSGIPPFTVPSGSSRAVEFRFSPTSTGTKTAQLIIFTQADTLQQTIRGVGIAPSLAVLSDVIDFGVLEVGVAKDTIRAITIKNVGNAPLSITATRHAGPNDFDFSTLAGGGSFTLAQGDTAKLDLRFLPSDLGRTSGRLLFEYNGVGSPATVQLFGEGTINSLDTAHTTVVAQDIIAQAGERVNLTLSLQKQTGLQATGAPTKWFARIRYNSSILFVEQNGSECSGSADSCMLELSGTYNPASNELISVPCLATLGNTDNSSIIIDEFRWTNSGIVAETLTQNGRIQINGICDDGGARLYISAKNSTSLTTRPNPTQNTMEIHYGLREPLTITLELLNMMGQVVQTFVSNKAEAAGGYVLTTDVSAIGNGAYQLRLITNKETLTTRVDVVK; translated from the coding sequence ATGAAACTCCTCATCGCATCATTTCTATGCCTTGCGTGTTTACATCAAGCAAACGCTCAATCGATAACTCTCTTCGATGTTGACACTTCAAAATTCCCGACGATGACGGGAAAGATTTGGGCCTTTGATGCGGCAGGTAACCAACAACGACCAAGTGCAAGTGAGCTTTCGTTAACGGAGAACGGTCAGCCGCGGACGATAACCAGTATAACATGTCCGCCACAGCAACCGCCTAAAGCACTCTCAGTGGTATTGGTGATCGACGTGAGTGGCTCAATGGGCTCAGGCTATGGCTCAGAGCCGAATATTGAATTGGCTAAATCTGCTGCTAGGGCATGGGTCAATGGTTTGCCCCTTGGTAGGAGCGAATGTGCTATCACAAGTTTTGACGGCTCAAATTATCTGAATCAGGATTTCACTACAGATAGGGACAAGCTACTAAACGCGATATCTCCCCTGAAACCCAATGGTGGAACCGACTACGATGCCGCGCTCATCAATCCAATGGCTGGTGGGTTGATCGTAAGCAAGCGAGGCAATCATCAAAAGGTAATTGTGTTCCTTACTGATGGACAAGGGGGCGGAACAGAAAGCGCCATCGTTGCAGAAGCAAACAGCCAAAGCTGCATTGTGTATTGCGTCACGTTGGGAATGCCTGCTCCCGACATTCTCGAGAACATTGCTAGCCGCACGGGCGGGCAGACCTACGAGAACGTAACAACGGTAGAGGGAGCAGAGGATGTGTACAACAAAATCCTCCAAGTAGCTCAAGGCAGTTTGCCGTGTGACATTACCTGGACTGGCGAAGCGCCATGCTCCTCTGTCAATACTGCCGTAGAATTGACATGGCAAGGGCAGAAATCACAAGCAGGCTACGCGCCGCCGTCCGGTGCCATTGCTTCGCTGACTGTAGCACCGTCCTATGTTGCCTTTGGCAAGCGACAACCTGCTACACAAAACGATACAACACTCATGCTAACTGCTCAAAATGCAGACTTTACCGTAACGGGTATAACTCGAACATTTGGCTCTGCTGATTTTACTGTAGTCAATACTACTTTCCCTCTTACCATTCCGCAGAACACCAGCCGAACAATTACTCTCCGTTATGTGCCGAGTGATTCGAGTTTTAAGTATGCAAGTTTCGAAATCGCAACTGACAAATGCCCCCGCTACTTTAGTGCAAACAGCGGTTATCCGGGGAAGAAAATAGCTTCAACCCTGAAGCTCACGCAGCCAAACGGTGGCGAGACCTATGTAGTAGGGAGCGACACAGTGATATCATGGACAGGAATTGCACCCAGTGATCCGGTGCAATTGCAATACAGTGCTGATAACGGCATCACATGGAAAGTAATCACTAGCAAAGCGACAGGGCTGAACTTTACATGGAAGAATGTACCAAGTCCGCCAAGCGCGCAGTGTTTAGTCAGAGTAAGCCAAGGTTGGAACACCGCCACTGCCGATACTATTGGAGAGAGCCTCACACTAAAAGGACATACTGACATTGTTTGTGGTGTTGCCTTCAGCCCTGATGGTAGTAGAATAGCTACGACAAGCCTTGATAGGACTGCGAAGATATGGGACGTAAATACGGGAGTGCTCATTCGCACATTGACAGGCCATGCTGACTTTGTTTTGGATGTTGCCTATAGCCCTGATGGGAGCAGAATTGCTACGGCAAGTAGTGACGAAACCGCCAAGATATGGGACGCTAATTCTGGCGTGCTCCTCAGCACACTAACACAACATTATGGTGGTAATATTGGTGTTGCCTATAGCCCTGACGGAAGTCGCATAGCCACGGCAGGCTATGACCGAACAGCCAGGATATGGGACTCAAACACGGGCATATTCATTCTCACACTAGCAGGGCATACTAACGCTGTTCATGGCGTAGCCTTTAGCCCTGATGGGAGTAAAATAGCTACAGCAAGCGATGACCATACCGCAAAGATATGGGACGCAAACACAGGGGTTGTCACTCAGACATTAACAGGACATTATAATAGTGTCCGTGGTGTTGCGTTTAGCCCTGATGGGAGTAGAATTGCTACGGCAAGCTGGGACTTTACCACAAAGATATGGGACTCAAACACGGGCATGCTTGTTCGCACACTATCAGGAGATACTTTCGCTCTTAGCAGCGTTGCATTTAGCCCTGATGGGAGCACAATTGCTACTGCAAGCTATGACTCTACAGCAAAGATATGGGACGCAAATACGGGAGTGCTCATTCGCACAGTAGCAGGACATACTCTCCATCTTACTGAAGTTGCCTTTAGCCGTGACGGCAGCAGAATTGCTACAACAAGCTGGGACTCTACTGCAAAGATTTGGGAAGTTGGTATAGCTCCATTGCAGTCTGACGTTTCTGACGCAGTCTTCTCTATCGTCGCACCCTCTCCTGCAAGCCAAGATGTAGATATGCAGCAATGCTTGGTAGGTAGTGATCGAGACTCTTTGGTCTCGACTTTTGCTCGCAACGATGGCACCTATCCATATCGTGTTGACTCCATTGCGATCGTAGGCGCAGATGCTTCTCAGTTCTCTCTGGTGTCAGGCATTCCGCCATTTACTGTACCTTCGGGCAGCTCACGGGCCGTAGAGTTCCGGTTTTCACCTACTTCAACAGGGACAAAAACTGCACAACTGATCATCTTCACTCAAGCCGACACGCTGCAACAAACGATTCGTGGAGTAGGAATTGCTCCTTCGCTTGCTGTGTTAAGTGATGTGATTGACTTTGGCGTTCTTGAGGTAGGAGTTGCAAAAGACACCATTCGCGCAATCACTATAAAAAACGTAGGTAACGCACCGCTGAGCATTACCGCAACTCGCCATGCTGGACCAAACGACTTCGACTTCTCAACTCTTGCTGGTGGTGGAAGCTTCACTCTTGCCCAAGGTGATACGGCTAAATTGGATCTGCGGTTTCTACCATCAGATTTAGGTAGAACCAGCGGACGATTGTTGTTCGAGTACAATGGTGTAGGGAGTCCTGCCACGGTGCAACTCTTTGGCGAGGGAACGATCAACAGCTTGGATACAGCTCATACCACTGTTGTTGCCCAGGATATCATAGCCCAGGCAGGTGAGAGAGTGAACCTCACATTATCACTCCAGAAACAAACTGGCTTGCAGGCCACAGGCGCACCAACGAAGTGGTTCGCCCGCATCCGCTACAATTCATCAATACTCTTCGTTGAACAAAACGGCAGTGAATGCTCCGGTTCAGCCGATAGCTGCATGCTCGAGCTCTCAGGGACGTACAATCCGGCGAGTAACGAATTGATTTCTGTTCCATGTCTTGCGACGCTTGGCAATACCGACAACTCATCGATCATCATCGACGAATTCCGCTGGACGAATAGCGGAATTGTCGCCGAGACATTAACTCAAAATGGCAGAATACAGATCAATGGAATCTGCGACGATGGCGGCGCGCGATTGTATATCTCGGCAAAGAACTCTACGTCGCTTACAACCCGTCCCAACCCAACACAAAACACAATGGAGATCCATTACGGTCTCCGTGAGCCGCTGACCATCACTCTCGAACTGTTGAATATGATGGGTCAGGTAGTACAGACCTTTGTCAGCAACAAGGCAGAAGCCGCAGGCGGTTATGTCCTCACAACAGACGTCAGTGCCATTGGTAACGGGGCGTATCAATTGAGGTTAATAACCAACAAGGAAACTCTCACAACTCGTGTAGATGTGGTGAAATGA